One window of the Populus trichocarpa isolate Nisqually-1 chromosome 9, P.trichocarpa_v4.1, whole genome shotgun sequence genome contains the following:
- the LOC7494276 gene encoding uncharacterized protein LOC7494276 yields MEKSKGSSSGSTSTEKIKTSGGNGQVLDGSDIMELVGNEEVFSSFVDHKFQELDRDRDGKLSLKELEPAVADIGAALGLPAQGSSPDSDHIYTEVLNEFTHGKQERVSKTEFKEVLSDFLLGMASGLKRDPIVILRIDGEDLLEFINGPDYEAEMVLLFSQLESPDGSLHDHIVKVLEQLTVDQGMPPSSDSWVMSNIVEPALQSCTGQDHDKPLSQETFLAEFRKVAESVAQHLKEQPVIVAHCENTFDGSGIRRLLSNKFELDKTLNTATENAPKDRNGKISNEYLRVALDAVAPSAGLPPIGAIQEMDEVISEVFKMMNADDGKLVKEDEFKKMLTEIMGSIMLQLESNPVSISSNSVVHEPLASSTTLLQPSS; encoded by the exons ATGGAGAAGAGTAAGGGTAGCAGTAGCGGTAGCACAAGCACAGAAAAGATAAAGACAAGTGGGGGAAATGGACAGGTTTTAGACGGTTCAGATATAATGGAGTTGGTTGGGAATGAAGAGGTGTTTAGCAGTTTTGTGGATCATAAGTTCCAAGAGCTGGATAGGGATAGAGATGGTAAGCTCTCTTTGAAAGAACTTGAACCTGCCGTTGCTGATATTGGCGCTGCCCTAGGCTTGCCTGCTCAGGGTTCATCTCCTGATTCTGATCATATCTACACCGAG GTTCTAAATGAATTCACACATGGCAAGCAAGAGAGAGTGAGCAAGACTGAGTTCAAAGAAGTTCTATCAGATTTTCTTCTAGGCATGGCTTCTGGTTTGAAGCGAGACCCCATAGTGATCCTCCGTATTGATGGAGAAGACCTCTTAGAGTTCATCAATGGACCAGATTATGAAGCAGAAATGGTGCTCTTGTTTTCACAGTTAGAATCACCTGATGGATCACTCCATGACCACATTGTCAAAGTTTTGGAACAACTTACAGTAGATCAAGGGATGCCCCCGTCTTCAGATTCTTGG GTAATGAGCAACATTGTGGAACCAGCTTTACAATCTTGTACTGGTCAAGATCATGACAAGCCGCTTTCTCAAGAGACATTCCTGGCGGAGTTCAGGAAAGTGGCAGAGAGTGTAGCTCAACATCTCAAAGAGCAGCCTGTGATTGTTGCACACTGTGAAAACACCTTTGATGGAAGTGGAATTAGGAGACTCTTATCCAACAAATTTGAATTAGACAAG ACACTAAACACAGCAACGGAGAATGCCCCAAAGGATCGCAATGGGAAAATATCTAACGAGTATTTGCGTGTGGCACTAGATGCGGTCGCTCCGTCAGCTGGCCTGCCTCCAATCGGTGCGATCCAAGAG ATGGACGAGGTTATAAGCGAAGTGTTTAAGATGATGAATGCAGATGATGGGAAACTGGTTAAAGAGGATGAGTTTAAGAAGATGTTGACTGAAATCATGGGAAGCATAATGTTGCAGTTAGAGAGCAACCCCGTCTCCATTTCTTCAAATTCTGTTGTCCATGAGCCCCTCGCTTCCTCCACTACACTTTTGCAGCCATCTTCCTAG
- the LOC7494275 gene encoding uncharacterized protein LOC7494275, whose protein sequence is MAGYTEGDEENLFRANKIQRFATTPTAEVVKNEKRMKKQKSTKLSEILGLEDLVSLTVWRASVAELIGTAVLVFTLDTIVISTIRIETKIPNLILSILAAIIITILILATFPISGGHINPLVTFAALLTGLVSLSKAIIYILAQCVGGIFGALALKAVVNREIQQTFSLGGCTLTVVAPGPDGQTVIGLETSQALWLEIICGFVFLFASVWMAFDQRQAKALGRVNVFIIIGIVVGLLVYISTTVTATKGYAGAGLNPARCLGPAIVRGGHLWDGHWVFWVGPGIACVLFALYTKLIPPQLSHTIE, encoded by the exons ATGGCTGGATATACAGAGGGCGATGAAGAAAACCTCTTTAGGGCTAACAAAATACAACGTTTTGCCACTACACCAAC GGCAGAGGTAGTTAAAAACGAGAAGAGGATGAAGAAGCAAAAATCCACTAAATTGAGCGAGATATTGGGATTGGAAGACCTTGTTTCTTTGACG GTATGGAGAGCATCAGTGGCAGAGCTCATAGGCACAGCTGTTCTTGTTTTTACATTGGACACCATCGTTATTTCAACCATTCGGATCGAGACAAAAATACCAAACCTCATATTATCAATTCTTGCTGCCATCATTATCACAATTCTCATACTAGCTACCTTTCCCATTTCTGGTGGCCACATTAATCCTCTTGTAACCTTCGCTGCCTTGCTAACTGGCCTTGTTTCTCTGTCAAAAGCTATTATCTATATTTTGGCACAATGTGTTGGTGGCATTTTTGGTGCCCTAGCACTAAAAGCTGTGGTAAACAGAGAAATTCAACAAACCTTTTCACTTGGAGGTTGTACCCTCACCGTTGTTGCTCCAGGGCCAGATGGGCAGACTGTGATCGGCCTAGAGACAAGCCAGGCCCTTTGGCTGGAGATAATTTGTgggtttgtgtttctttttgcttCAGTGTGGATGGCCTTCGATCAACGCCAAGCGAAGGCTTTAGGCCGAGTTAATGTTTTTATCATCATCGGAATAGTCGTGGGTCTTCTTGTTTACATTTCAACCACTGTCACGGCTACGAAGGGCTATGCTGGGGCTGGGCTGAACCCAGCAAGGTGTTTAGGGCCAGCAATTGTTAGAGGGGGCCATCTTTGGGATGGTCATTGGGTATTCTGGGTTGGGCCTGGTATTGCTTGTGTGTTATTTGCTCTCTACACAAAGCTAATTCCTCCTCAGCTTTCCCACACAATAGAATAG
- the LOC18102154 gene encoding uncharacterized protein LOC18102154 produces the protein MAGFAGPIPDEESLNSGNRIQPFATTPMAEALKNEGGKTKQITWREILGLEDLLSLTVWRASVAELLGTAVLVFALDTIVISTIQTGTNMPNLILSTLVAIIITILLLATFPISGGHINPIITFAAFLTGLISLSKTFIYILAQCVGAIFGALALKAVVNSEIEKTYSLGGCTLTIVAPGPHGPTVIGLETSQALWLEIICGFVFLFASVWMAFDHRQAKGIGRVSVLIIVGIVLGLLVFVSTTVTATKGYAGAGLNPARCLGPAIVRGGHLWNGHWVFWVGPAIACVAFAVYTKIIPRQLAHTIE, from the exons ATGGCTGGATTTGCAGGGCCTATTCCGGACGAAGAAAGCCTCAACAGTGGAAATAGAATCCAACCTTTTGCCACCACGCCAAT GGCAGAGGCACTTAAGAACGAGGGAGGGAAGACTAAGCAAATTACATGGAGAGAAATATTGGGCTTAGAAGACCTTCTCTCTTTGACG GTATGGAGAGCATCAGTAGCAGAGCTATTGGGAACAGCTGTTCTTGTTTTTGCTTTGGACACCATAGTGATTTCCACGATTCAGACAGGGACAAACATGCCCAACCTTATACTGTCAACCCTTGTTGCCATCATTATCACAATTCTCCTACTAGCTACCTTTCCCATTTCTGGTGGCCACATCAATCCTATTATCACCTTCGCTGCCTTCTTAACTGGCCTTATTtccctttcaaaaacttttatcTACATATTGGCCCAGTGCGTTGGTGCCATTTTTGGTGCTCTGGCACTGAAAGCTGTGGTAAACagcgaaattgaaaaaacatattcacTCGGAGGCTGTACCCTCACAATTGTTGCACCAGGGCCACATGGGCCGACTGTGATAGGCTTGGAGACAAGCCAGGCCCTTTGGCTGGAGATAATTTGTgggtttgtgtttctttttgccTCAGTGTGGATGGCCTTCGATCATCGTCAAGCCAAGGGCATAGGCCGAGTTAGTGTTTTGATCATCGTGGGAATAGTCTTAGGCCTTCTCGTGTTTGTTTCCACCACAGTCACTGCTACGAAAGGTTATGCAGGGGCAGGGCTGAACCCAGCTAGGTGTTTGGGTCCGGCGATTGTAAGAGGAGGTCATCTTTGGAATGGGCATTGGGTATTTTGGGTTGGACCAGCTATTGCATGCGTGGCCTTCGCCGTGTACACGAAGATCATTCCACGCCAACTTGCCCACACCATAGAATAA
- the LOC7494273 gene encoding aquaporin TIP3-1 codes for MIKVLNSVGAHKIFSSEMWRATLTELVATACLLFTLTTSIISCLESTTAEPKFLIPFAIFVIAFFFLLTTVPLSGGHMSPVFTFIAALEGVITPVRALFYMSAQCVGSIVAYLVIKSVMDKNAEEKYSLGGCMIDGNGEGISPTNAFILEFSCTFIVLFVGVTVAFDKRRCKELGLQMVCGILAGAMTLAFFVSISVTGRAGYAGAGLNPARCLGPSLLKGGRLWYGHWVFWVGPFVACIVYYGFTLTLPTGTS; via the exons atgaTAAAAGTACTGAATTCCGTTGGTGCCCACAAAATCTTTTCATCAGAG ATGTGGAGGGCAACCCTAACTGAGCTAGTAGCAACAGCTTGCCTGTTATTCACATTAACCACTTCCATAATCTCATGCCTGGAATCAACCACTGCCGAGCCCAAGTTTCTAATCCCATTTGCAATCTTTGTCATTGCCTTCTTCTTCCTGTTGACCACGGTCCCTTTATCAGGGGGTCACATGAGCCCTGTGTTCACATTTATTGCCGCCCTTGAAGGTGTTATAACTCCTGTCCGTGCCTTGTTTTATATGTCGGCTCAATGTGTAGGCTCAATCGTGGCTTATCTAGTAATCAAGAGTGTAATGGACAAAAATGCAGAAGAAAAATATTCCCTGGGTGGCTGCATGATTGATGGAAATGGTGAAGGGATAAGCCCTACAAATGCATTTATATTAGAATTCTCATGCACATTTATTGTGCTATTTGTTGGTGTAACCGTGGCATTTGACAAGAGAAGATGCAAAGAGCTAGGTTTACAAATGGTATGTGGTATACTGGCAGGGGCAATGACACTTGCATTTTTTGTGTCCATTTCTGTAACGGGAAGAGCTGGATATGCTGGTGCGGGCTTGAACCCTGCAAGGTGTTTAGGGCCATCATTACTGAAAGGAGGCCGATTATGGTATGGCCATTGGGTATTCTGGGTGGGACCTTTTGTTGCTTGTATTGTTTATTATGGATTCACTCTGACCTTGCCTACAGGGACGTCATGA
- the LOC7494274 gene encoding LOW QUALITY PROTEIN: uncharacterized protein LOC7494274 (The sequence of the model RefSeq protein was modified relative to this genomic sequence to represent the inferred CDS: substituted 1 base at 1 genomic stop codon), translated as MAGXYAGVIPDEESLYSGNRIQPFATTPMAEALKNEGGKTKQITILREILGIEDLLSLTVWRASVAELLGTAVLVFALDTIVISTIQTGTNMPNLILSTLVAIIITILLLATFPISGGHINPIITFAAFLTGLISLSKTFVYILAQCVGATFGALALKAVVNSEIENTYSLGGCTLTIVAPGPHGPTVIGLETNQALWLEIICGFVFLFASVWMAFDHRQAKGIGRVGVFIIGGIVIGLLVFVSTTVTATKGYAGVGLNPARCLGPAIVRGGHLWNGHWVFWVGPAVACVAFAVYTKIIPRQLAHTIE; from the exons ATGGCTGGATAATATGCAGGGGTTATTCCGGACGAAGAAAGCCTCTACAGTGGAAATAGAATCCAACCTTTTGCCACCACGCCAAT GGCAGAGGCACTTAAGAACGAGGGAGGGAAGACTAAGCAAATTACAATATTGAGAGAAATATTGGGCATAGAAGACCTTCTCTCTTTGACG GTATGGAGAGCATCAGTAGCAGAGCTATTGGGAACAGCTGTTCTTGTTTTTGCTTTGGACACCATAGTGATTTCCACGATTCAGACAGGGACAAACATGCCCAACCTTATACTGTCAACCCTTGTTGCCATCATTATCACAATTCTCCTACTAGCTACCTTTCCCATTTCTGGTGGCCACATCAATCCTATTATCACCTTCGCTGCCTTCTTAACTGGCCTTATTtccctttcaaaaacttttgtcTACATATTGGCCCAGTGCGTTGGTGCCACTTTTGGTGCCCTGGCACTGAAAGCTGTGGTAAACAGCGAAATTGAAAACACATATTCACTCGGAGGCTGTACCCTCACAATTGTTGCACCAGGGCCACATGGGCCGACTGTGATAGGCTTGGAGACAAACCAGGCCCTTTGGCTGGAGATAATTTGTgggtttgtgtttctttttgccTCAGTGTGGATGGCCTTCGATCATCGCCAAGCCAAGGGCATAGGCCGAGTTGGTGTTTTCATCATCGGGGGAATAGTCATAGGCCTTCTCGTGTTTGTTTCCACCACAGTCACTGCTACGAAAGGTTATGCAGGGGTAGGGCTGAACCCAGCTAGGTGTTTGGGTCCGGCGATTGTAAGAGGAGGTCATCTTTGGAATGGGCATTGGGTGTTTTGGGTTGGACCAGCTGTTGCATGCGTGGCCTTCGCCGTGTACACGAAGATCATTCCACGCCAACTTGCCCACACTATTGAATAA
- the LOC7463976 gene encoding uncharacterized protein LOC7463976, producing MAGNAGVVQDEEIGYGGNKVRPFASTPRPSKTERGKRDSSALSRILGLDELVSLNVWRASLAEVFGTAVLVFAMDTIVISSYETQTKTPNLIMATLIAITIAILLLATFPISGGHINPAITLSAMFTGLITVSRAAIYILAQCIGAILGALALKAVVNSTIEQTFSLGGCTLEIVAPGPSGPVAIGLETGQALWLEIICTFVFLFSSIYIAFDRRQAIALGRVVFCSIIGLVVGLLVFISTTVTATKGYAGVGMNPARCLGPALVRGGHLWKGHWVFWVGPVVASVAFSLYTKMIPREHLLGAESK from the exons ATGGCAGGAAACGCAGGAGTTGTTCAGGATGAAGAAATTGGTTATGGAGGGAACAAGGTCCGACCTTTTGCCTCTACGCCAAG GCCGTCAAAAACTGAGAGAGGGAAGCGAGATTCCTCTGCATTGAGCAGGATTCTGGGCTTGGATGAACTTGTTTCTTTGAAT GTGTGGAGAGCATCCTTGGCAGAGGTTTTTGGCACAGCAGTCCTAGTCTTTGCAATGGACACTATCGTAATTTCCTCCTACGAGACCCAAACCAAAACACCAAACCTTATAATGGCAACCTTAATAGCCATAACAATTGCAATTCTCCTCCTAGCCACGTTTCCCATTTCCGGCGGCCACATCAACCCGGCCATCACTTTATCGGCTATGTTTACAGGCCTTATCACTGTTTCACGCGCCGCCATATACATCTTGGCTCAATGTATTGGAGCCATACTAGGTGCACTAGCTCTGAAAGCTGTGGTTAATAGCACCATAGAGCAAACATTTTCACTCGGAGGCTGTACTCTAGAAATTGTTGCACCAGGACCAAGTGGGCCTGTTGCTATAGGGCTCGAAACGGGCCAGGCCCTTTGGCTGGAGATAATTTGTACATTTGTCTTCCTATTTTCTTCGATATATATCGCCTTTGACAGGCGGCAAGCCATAGCCCTGGGCCGAGTTGTTTTTTGCTCAATAATTGGGCTGGTAGTGGGCCTTCTCGTGTTCATCTCGACAACAGTGACCGCAACCAAAGGCTATGCCGGAGTTGGGATGAACCCAGCTAGATGTTTAGGTCCGGCACTCGTTAGAGGTGGTCATCTGTGGAAGGGGCATTGGGTGTTTTGGGTTGGGCCTGTAGTTGCCAGCGTGGCGTTTTCTCTCTACACCAAGATGATTCCACGGGAACACCTCCTTGGAGCAGAATCAAAATAG